The sequence TTCGGCACGGTGATCGCTGGTTTGTTGACCGGCGCCATGACTCTTATATTCAATCTGCACCAGTTGATCGACATGATGTCCATCGGAACGCTGTTGGCTTATACGATAGTAGCtatttctgttttaatattGAGGTAAGCGCGTCGAAGGTACACgcaatgttaacacgttgactgccacggtagtcaccgatgaccggagcttcgaaataacttgaaaacaattataattcatgagataactgacgtcgaataaaaatattcaatgacgcgaataactaaataatattgtaacgtaagaattgtggtagcaaacaattaataatcattCCTATTTATCGTTGTTACAAAGGTGTAAGTGGTATGTAGAATACTGacgtttttcgtggcagtcaacgtgttaaaggaataTGAAAAGATGATTGGACACATGTACCACCATGGACgtattcaatttacttttcaaaTGGTGTATTTATGTTGTActtcagaaatatatttatcgtaTTACCATGTTTAGATACCAAGAGAAAGAATGTGTCTCTAACAATCATTCCTTAGGGATGACAATGAATAGTTATGAATTGACACCAATTAATATCTTGAAGCAAGTATTCAATCTTTATAATCAAAAGGAAGCAACTGAGATTTCTAGCAAAGTTGCAAAGTATGGTATTGTACTGTTATGTAAGTTTCATTATTAGCCTCAGTATAGATATTAACAATGTTGATActgatttatattttctgtattattattacaggtattattatatttattattgcacTGTTTATCAATAACGTGGGCGCAAATGCCTTTGGCAATAATGTAATAGAAACTGTGATACTAGTCATACTTGTGATAATATTGTTTTTGAATTTAGCAGCTGTCGCTAGGCAGCCTGTTCAAGAAACTGACATAGCATTTAAGGTACGTGTTGTGAACATTTATTCTGAAGAAACCGAGGAACAGAATGTAAGTTAAACGTTGCTGTTGTTCGCAGGTACCGTTAGTGCCATTTTTACCAACTTGTagcatttttatcaatttttatttgatgttGCAATTAGACGCTTTCACGTGGATCAGGTTCTCTATATGGATGATAATTGGTAAGTGTAACAATTgagttaataaaacaatatccaTATCCGCATTCTCTGTTAATGATGTTTTTTATTGTCGCaggatttgttatttatttcttttacggCATATCTCACAGtgaacaaagaaaaagagaTAAGGTGGAAGCTGaaatgataaaaagaaaatacgcGGATCAAGTTAGAATTGTAACTAGATTCTAACAGCAATATTGAATTATGTGATATTGTTTGGTATTAAGATATAATGAACTCAAAAAAAGACCCTAGGTATTACAAGAAGTGATTACCATTACAACATtacaatacgattaatatacaaCTCGCGGAAGAGTAgttagaaaaaggaaaagacatTATCGTTTTGACtgtataaagtatttttaacaatattattattataatgtaaaataattcttacCACGAAACTATAGCCAGTCAGATACTGACCATTTTATATCAGTATATGCATAAATTATTGCGCGTTgtaaaatgattatattattattttaagcaTACTCAcaacattatttcgtaaaaaCCTCTGACCTATTATATAGCATACAAAGATATTGTAAAATCTGTTTGTtcctttttgtatttatatattgtaacaTATTAATAGAATGTACatatttcttacagaaatttcactatttttactgattgtttaaatgttatttgcaccagagaaatatattgttttctattaaattattgcgtattttttttttttttttaagacaGTTCttcaaataatgtaaaaatatttgtatttacgtGCAATAATTTGAAATGTCATAACAAGAGttacatttaatgaaatttgtaatgtaCACATACAGTTAAGAATTGTACATAGCgatgattaatttattactcAAAAACTTAAATTTACTGTATACATAATTGCATAAGCACTCGGaactaatataatacatatgtaCCAAGAAAATATACACATTAATTTAGACAGTCACATAACGAGAATGCGTTATTAATGCTATAAGGCTTAATTACATACAttcataatgaaataaaattcgatattaataatataatcaaaCAGATACTGATGATATTATACTCTACCAATACCGTTTACAATATTATCCAAACGTAGCAAAACTGTACCTTCCATAAAAACCTATACTATCGTACTTTAATCATTTTCAGAAGGTTAACCCTTGCtatttttgaataacttttggTTTTCaacatacaattatataaataagtatTAACGCAGAGATCCTATATTAATACAGGAACACTCAGTAATggcttaaaaaaaaaacttcaaGACTCTGTTCCATTAAGAAGGAAATGCAATAATCTATCAATTTTGTTCAAAcatttaagtataaatattcgttttttCATTGCTCAGATTTTAAGCTGtttctacaattaaaatttttttcgtaaactttttaattaaatttcagtaaaatcTTTTGACGCCACATGATACTCGTATTAAATGGAAAGtatcgaaataataatatttatgacaaTTAATCATAATTACTTGCGCTAACAGTCTCATATTCATCATAAAAATTTATGATCATTTTTATacggaaataatgaaaataatctatacCTAGACAAGGCATCTGATAGAATCAAGTTACCAGCCTATCAGTTATTATATatgattatgaaaaaataaaattaacatcttTCACTATTTTCTATCTTTAGATTATCGTGAATCATTGATGCAAATGCATACATTTGGAATGTCTGAATGATTGCAGTAAGTATAAAATTTTGTGATAAGACTATAGATGACAAATTTTTCTAAACTCTACCTTAAcagttctattattttatttttcacctgTATCCATTTctgtgtgtactttttgtcaacgaaccaataaaaatgaattaaaaagaaatgacaTCAAACGGAAACacaattatatacatacaattgACACAAGAATTGCTTGTACGTTTTAGATAATGTTTTCATTTCACGGAGGTGTCCAAGATTCAAGCTTGCACTGTAAAATTTAGTGAATTGCGAAGCTAAGCCCATACACATTACAGAAAACATTTATCTCATACGCACATGCATTGATTTCTCAATGAAAAATTTTCCTATGAGAATAGAAAGCTAGACTATCACACTGCtgctacataataataatatttcgtgTGTCGTATTACAGGAATCATCATTAATCTAAAAACGactcatttaatttcttttatttacaagTCCTCCCACACTTATGTATTGCCAATTTGCCTGTTAAAAGTAACCATCATTTTAAATACCCTTCAACATATTATTTACTTGTAACTTAAACAACTCACCCCTATCCCAGTCGCCCAGCCAGTCCCAGCAGGATTCTCATCGGTGATTCCAATTCTGCGGCACAGTATACCAGCACCGGATATCGCCCATACTTGACCTTGATCTCTAGAAACGGCTACATGTCGAAAACCTTGTTTTGCATTTATAACAGACATAtctaaaataaggaaaaaaatgAGTTACAAATTATCACGTATAATTGATTACAAAGTGAGTGGAGCATGCATAATAAGTTATAAGTGTTCCCGAGCTTTGAGTTAACTCTGCGAATACGGCAGTTGTCTGTAATTGCTCGACAAATAATTGTAGAGTATAAAGGGTAAatcacaaaatattcaaatgaccAATTTTTCTTAGCCCAACCTGTGTATAGCCATTCAGGAAACATGCACAAATGTTTGCATCAAAAAGATAAATACACAAAAACTACTAATTTTCAgtggaaaatttgtaaaaaaagaacACATAAGTGCTTAAATCCTAATCATACGCTCCCAAGATATACCTATGTCATAGGGGTCAGAGAATGTATCTAAATAATCAGATGTGTCGTTTATATCAGCGTTTCCCAACGCAGATCGTATTTTATGGGATAATCCGCGGCGTTTTCCATATAATACAGCCTTTGGGGATCGCATCTTACATTTGTCTGGaattttttcaaacaaattaagtagataaattcaattcatttacaCTACACGCAGACACTAGCGCAGTTTAATTCGGTAGCTAATACTGTTAGCAGGATACTCGAAAATAATTAGTAGCCTACTAGATTTAAGGAACTTTCTAGGGTAATTTCTGGGTGCTACAAGATTGGGAAACGCTGCTCTATTCTGTGGCGAATTTATTAAGTACCTATATGAATAGGATCATTTGGCATCGCAGGCAGTGTTTGCCAATGGGTCCCTTCTGGAAAAATGTTCATTTGCACTTCACGACGCACAGACAGTCTGCCAGCTGTATCCAATGCCCACACCACATCTTTTCCCACAGATATCTGTTTCAAGTGAGCACCCAATGGTGGTTCAACGTTCTGCCACTGTACGCctacaaatattcaaatcgtataaatacacaaaaaGGATGGTACACCTGATCCTCCATTTATGCGGACTTCTTTCACGCGAGTCTCTGTTTTACATGGTAAACTATTTACATGGTAATTTTTatgcgcgatctgaatttaataacaccaaataaaatatactatttattaaatataaatatgtatattaaataaatatgtatttctaaaacttatgtcaacttttctttccaatattctCTTTTCCCTTGTACcaacagactctatttacgcgattttcattcgcgtaaatcGAAGGTCAggtgtagtataaaattaataattactattgtaTCATTTGTACCTGTGGGTTTATCAGGATTAATGCCTAACCTCCAATACGAAGAACCGTTTTTCCCTACGGCCCAAACTTGACCACCTGGACCACATGAAATACCTACTAAAGCCTGATCACTCGGTATATGTTCCCATGAAACTCCctgaaagaaaatagtaaaaacttCCATTACACCttttgaaaagtattttaattctcggtttcaacaaatgttttattcatACCATTGGACATGATTCTGAAACACCTCTCCTAAATAAGGCTTCGCCATTAGAAGCTACTGCCCAAATGTATACTTGAGCGTCTGTACCAGGATTCCCTGTTGcctaacaaaatataaaattattcctttGCATATATATTATCAGTGCTATTAATTGTTTAGAGAATTTCATACATATAAGGAAACATCAAGTAATTTTGTGTTCCCTAACTCTTGCCAGGGACCACTAGTCGTTAATTGACACCTTCGGAACCATCTTCTTCTTCTGACATAGTCGGTGAAGTGCTTTTTACCATGGTATTGAGACGGGAAGTCAGTAGCATATTGCCAGCCATCCCTATCAACACCACCAGGAGTATGGAAATCTACTATCCAGTCTGACAcctgtttagaaaaatttatttaattatagcaATGATTTACTTGAATCAAGATGTATCTAAATAATTGGTTAAACCAACAAAGTTGTAGGGTATAAAGTTAAATACTTTACAATTTGTAAAACTTAACTTTTTAAAGATGAAATTGTTAAGATCGCAAGAAAgccattaaatgaaatattatatagctttctttACCATTGACACTGTGATTTTGATCTAAGTACTTATAATCGTTTAACTCGTAGAAAAGTACTTTCACTAAACATTTAATGACCGTAATGCATTTAACTTTACACCTTGTATACTGCTTCTTACCCAACGCCAATGCATCGATAACAATTTAGTGTGCTCTCGAGTACGTTTATGGCGTCCAGTTGCATCGCTCCACATATAGCGATCTGTTGGAAGTCCATGGGAAGTGTAACCAGTCACCGGATTCCAGCGTTGGTTTTCGTAAACATAATAGTTATGAGTATCTAACATGGAATTTATTCCTGTGTTGCTATCTAGTCctaaaaataccaatatataatattactatatgaATTTATGTTTACATATACAGTTTGTTTTCTTTATAGCTTTATAAGTCATTACCTTTCAAAAATAAACCCCCCCAGCCACCGGTATAAACCCACGCAGTACAGTCATATCCCATTCCCCACGTTACACCAACAGAACAAGTTTCAACCTTTTTTAAATGGCCACCTATCTGTCTCCAAAACAGTGCTATTGGATCAATAATCACctataattaatgataataaaattcctATTAGAATTACTTCTgacttatataatttttattacaattaattaataattaatactaaagcGAATACATACATATGGAGATTTATAAAGTACGCTGCACAATGTCATTAGTCCCTTAATTCTTAAATGAGTAATACTCTGTGGTAATATTCTGTGGCTATAAAAAGTAAATTCTTTGTTATCAATAAGAATTCTGTACCCCCGCATCTCGCAAACGATTTCTAACATGAAATCAGAACCAGCTTTTAACGGGCTACTTCCGTTCCTTTCTTCGTCACCCCATTGTCCATTCTGATATGTATTGCGGACAATTATATTCTCTTTAAGTCGTGGATTAAGATGAAGTGCTATATCGTGGGTATCCACGACGGTCTTTTGTTTGAAAAGTGTTGTTGTATAGCAAACAAGATTGAATGTTAATCTGACAAATAAATTACTGAGTGATATcgatcaatttaatttaaaatcattcggttttaaatatttacttaccTGTCAGCGTCATCGTGAACGCAAACTGTAATTTTTAAAGAACTACCAAAGCCAAAACCGTTCTGCAATATACATTCAAATGGTAATTCTTTTCCTGCAACATCCAACTCTTGTACGTAAGCATCATTGATAAGCTGATTTTCCTGAAAACCAATTCAAAtgtagaaaaattgtattaaaaatattttgttataacatAATACTCGTATGTCTATTAACTTACCTCTGCAGAAGCTGGATCGTATACATAGACGTCTCCTAATGCTGTTGTAGTCCAAATCGAATTGGATCCTGGTTTTccataaacattattcatttgGCAAGAAACTAAAAACGCAGAAGTATTTTAAGGTCTAAATATGATTTAGACttatatacaatttaatctTACAATTAAAATACCTGAAGTTAAATGTCCTAACCAATCTTCCATATCAGTGTCGCTAAAAAACTGCAGTCTAAGAACTTTAGAACTTGCTAATCTAGGAGTGTGAATTGCTATTCTTGGACTACCCGGTTCACTACAACACACTACGCACATAATCTCGGATACAGGAAATTGAACCtacaaacatatttattaaaaacaacaggaaaaattattcattgtatttatcatttaaagaACCTACAATTGTTGTTACTCCATCCGAGTTTAAAATAGTTACAGTTCCAGAATCTAAAGAGCCACTGTCACTGCTAATCCACTCTAATTCTATAACGCACTCTTTATACGAAGTACTACCCTTCACTTTACACTTTGCATCACCATTTTTTACCCAAGATGATCTGCAACATACCATTAAAagtgaagaaaaaagaaattaaaatgttcattgtGGAAATTCCTTAAAATCTTACTTTTCAACAACTTTTTCATATATTGCCGAGTCAaacgatattttttgtaatctCTTTTTTAATTCCTCCAAAATATGTATTCTCCATGGTTCTGCTATGTCCCCTTGACCTGTACCATTAGAGTCTGCAATCctgtaaattaaaatgttttattatagaatatttatgtacatttttttgcaaaaaattttaattattttgaatattaagtaTACCATTTTGGAGGATTGGATGGATCTACGAAACATGCTCCAGCCTCTACTTTATACCAGAAGGCATCGCATTCAGCCCAATACATTGCACCGGAACTTTCATCTTCTCCATAAACACCAGAATCGCTCGTTAAGTCGGGATCAAATATACTACCATCTGTTTCTGGATGAGCTTCCACGCCTACCATGGAGCCAACTGAATGAACTGGGCTCCAAGCAGCTGGATTAATCTGTATTAttccaattttaaatttttatttcattgtcaaAATTATATgtagataatttatttttactaacCTTAACAGTACTGCTCATGCCTTTCCCAGAAACTACTATGGATTCTCCAGTTTTGGTGAGTGACTCATttgatatagttatatttgCGACACTAGCTTCAGTAAGATCACCCATATCCAATGAATGTGTAGATCTGTATTACACATACGCGTAaagtatgtatttaaaattataaatataattagaattattaaagCATATTCTCACTTTTTCTTTCCCTCATGTAAATATATATCCTGGAAAGATATTTGTTGAGGTTTCTTAACAGCACTATCATTTGAACGTTGCCATAATTTTAAGGACGTTGGCGTTGGAGCTGATCGTGATTGTTCTTCCCATTCCCTGATAAGTGTTGTACCTTCACTAGTACTATGCGGACGATTCTACAAATGAGTATTTTGACACTATTACTGaacgataattaataatacttaacaGTTAAAGCTAATAATTTCttcctataattaaaatttataattctgctAATAACTTTGTTATTTCTTTAGCAGTGTCAATCTAAAAAGCTACTGTATACTAATATGTTACACTtgtaaacttaataaatatgtaataatatttttgttttttagatAAATACCAGTGATCCCCAACTTTGATGTCTTTGTTGCTGAGGAGTACCACACATACTATGCCTATTATTTGATGATAAACTGGCGTTACTGCTTGCTCTACTAAGCTGCAAAGGTGCGTTTATTAATCTCCATTTTTTACCCGTTAATTCTGATCGTGTGATACCAGTACGATAATGTAAGGACCTATCTTCCTGACCAATAGCCCAAacctaataaaaattaaataaacaaatataaatatttttcccaaaatgaattatttactaTGTTATATAATAACCTAAATTACCTGATCATTTGGTGCAACTGACACTAATGACATTTTACTTAACATTTCCACCCAACCTGTACCAGTAGCCATCTGTTCGCAAACTCCGCTCATTTCGCCTTTAATGCCTTTTCTAAACCACACTCCCCCATCTTGTGTTACTGCCCAAACAGAATCTGTACCTACACTAACTTGTActaattttaaatctttttgTGGAGGTTCAATTTCTGACCAATCTTCccctataaaataaaattatacttgttaatgaaatttatgaatatgTACACCacttgtaaaactatagaagaaTTACATACCCATTGGATTTTCTCTAGTAACACCTGTACGTACTAATGCTTTGCCAACCATTAGAACAGCCCAGACAAGACCAGTCATTCCAACACTGATTTGACATACTTCAAAACCATTTGCTAATTTTATTGCACTCCACCTCTGTCCTTCAGGACAAGTAGTACTGGTGCCAACACGGAACATTACCTGTGCATTATAATCACCAGTTtagtattttgtaaataaaaatttctaataaatttaaGTATGATGCAGCTACTGCAATAAACAAAACTGCATACactatttttaacaattactgTATATAGCTTATGGTTTATTAAATGgcttcaaaataatttttttaaaagttaTACCCTCCCATGAGCAGTTACTGCCCAGACTACTAGGCATCCAGGATTACCTCCAGGTATTTGATTTCCACCCACAGATATGTCAATAAATGGTTCCTGAAATATTGTATTGTTTATGTACCACAGCATCCTAAAAGTACtagaaattcttataaaaaaaggaaaggaaatagTTCTACCTCAGTTGCATCTTTATGTAGAGGTGCAATAGCACACCACGAATTCATGGCACTGTATCTTCGATAACGAACCCATTTCCTTCGCCGAACGCACGACATCCATTGTTTTTTTGTAGTATATGTAGCTGGGAAATCAACTGCATATGTCCATCCCTACCAAAATATCAGATTCTCTGTGATCATAACTCTTTGTGTCGATGTTGACAACTGACAACAAATCTACATATAAACAAAAAGTTATAAGAAACATAACAACAaagagaaaattataaaattctaataatagtgtaacaaacaaaagaaaatttatttgtatatcctaaatataatttgtaacaataatgttaaaaatgataagCCAGTTATCCtttataaaatgataatgaatAGAGTATATACTGATTCTAACATAAAGTAATGGTATGCATAATTTaagtgaaacaaaatgaaagtaaACCATTTAGCAAAATGTATGATTATGTACATAATCAATCATATTTACATCATGATCTAGTGGTTGTCCATCCAATGTAGTTTCTATTTGCCAGTCACCTTCCCATTGCCAAGCCATCGATGGTAATTTTACTTTGTCTCGACTACGATCAACTGTACCATCTTGATTAGAAAAATTGTATCTATCAGTAGGTAGTAATCTTCCACTGAATCCTTCTAAAGGAAGCCAACGCTATAAAGattattcattgttaatatGTTAAATTACAATAACTAATATTATAGAAGTCTAATCAACATActtcattttcatatatttcttctttgatTCGTATGGGTACATCCAAACCATGTACGTGTACGTAAACTTGACGATCACCTCCTATAGCCCACATGAAATGTGGAACTGCTGACAGCTGTTTAAACTCAAGGCCTAGGTACATGAACTCCCTCCACATGTTCCCAGATGTTGACAATCCAAATACTCGTCCCTCATTGTTTATTGCATATAAATGTGAACTtggcattttaatttattgtcaaAAGAATATTATAGTCAACCTACAagtatattaatcatatttaatACCCTGCACTATTATAAATACTCAGAAAGAAACATTAGAGTTCTTGGCCTCATGGGTATGTCATGATTATTAAACCTATTCATTGTAATTACTTCACAGGAAGAgcaaacattgataatagcactGTGATGATTCAAGGCATAGTAGTAACAAACTATACATATATGAAGCGTAAAAGTACAAATATAGGATAGTACCTCTTTTCCTTATGAAATGACAGATTATCCACTTTGTCTTAAAGATAACGTTAGATAACAGACATAGTATTCCAATAAATATGACAATCCAATCACGAACAAGTAATTATAGATATGCtgtacttttattaaattttacatagttcatAGTATATGTACATTCTATAACAGGAATTAAATTCCGGCACGAAATCGATCAAGCAATTgtaagaaaacaatttaaacaaataaactgACAACTTTGATAACCATGACTCTAGAACAGTGTACAACCAACTGTCACTTGCTGCATTTATTAACTATAAGTACGAACACATACACCGTTACGTACTGGGTGTTCATTGTATTTCTGTGCgcatataatatagttttatacgcaTTAGTTATTATACCTCGtatcaaataagaaataaatatacgcAGATTATACCatgtatcaataaattattaattttgtcacgaatctattttttattatttgtaataacatTCAATAACAAATATGTTGCAAATTATCTGGTTTCTATGAAAgagataatatattaataaattaattcaaagaCGGAAGAAGACTACAAGAAGATGGTATATGTGAATGGGTAACGATTTTTTTATGCGTACGTATTTTTCTTGAATAACATTCATTTTtgctaaatgaaatttcatactttCCAAGTTACCTAttcatagaaaatagaaaatgccGGCAtcagttttagtagttttaggaAAGCTAATAAAATCGTTGCGCGATCGTGGCGCTGTTCTTACTGTAACGACATCAATGCGCACCAGTCTAGGGTATATCTACGATGGTATACCAATCGCCATAGAACTTGCGAAGATTCGTCGAAGTACTCGATGAACTTCGGGTaagttaatttgttaatttcaacTGATGTATTCTTAGTCAAATTTAGCTTTTGATGTTCTACTTAAAAATCGAAGTCATATTCATCAGAAGTCTTCCGTGGATATCGTACCGAATGACCTTTTTATGAATACTACAGAGCCGTAccgacaattttttttatacatttagaaTGATATATCCAGTGTCAATTTGGcaatattttacatgaaatttccGTTTCTGTAACCTGAAAGCCGTACCGTTTAATCTCGCTTCATGTAGATTCGTAATTGCAAAATTCATTGGTTGATTCATACGAATTGACAGTTCTTGGAGTATGAAATttaggaaaaaaaaggaaaaaagaacgtatttcttttaaattttgtaaattactttctcTCAGTTTCCTGTCACAATATTACAGGTGTTCCAAGGATCGCTGTGCTTCTTATGAAGTCTGCAAGGCGCAACAAATGACAAATGGATGAAACTAAGCTTCACAAATTCACTTCTACTTCCATTTTATGATCGGATGATCAGGCTAAGTATCGTTTGTCTATGCTGGAACACTCGTCATTATCAAGATGAACATCAATTCGATAAGCATTGCcgatctttttaatttattggaatCTAACAAACTTGGGGAGGTGgaaaaaatcaaaaaaatattccatgaACTTTTTCTGAATAGTAAGTGAGATTATTGGTTTGAAATGTTGAATGGCAGTTTTGAGTTTTCTTAAcgaataatatgtattttttagcGAAAGACAATTGGTTGGTAAATGGactttttgattattatttgtcTACAAATTCCTTAAGGGCTGTTGAGGTGTTAGCCAGTGTCAGAGATCCACATGACAAGCATCTTTTGGATCGTTTATCAGAAGCTCTTTCTAAACCAGGAAGTAGCAGCCAAAGAATTCAGACTCTTACTTTGCTAGGTCACATTGCCCGTCGACAACCTACATGGCTATATAAACTTGCCAGTCATGCTTTATTTCGAGATTTGCTTAAGTTACTTAAAGTAAGTCATATCTTTATTGGAATAAATACTACagataaaattatcaaatatatacaatatgttAATTACTTCCATTTTAGATGGAAGCAGATACATTATCTCTTATGAGTGCTCTACTCCTATTGGTAATGTTGTTACCAATGTTACCTGCT comes from Nomia melanderi isolate GNS246 chromosome 7, iyNomMela1, whole genome shotgun sequence and encodes:
- the Pex23 gene encoding tectonin beta-propeller repeat-containing peroxin 23 isoform X3, whose translation is MQLRNHLLTYLWVEIKYLEVMFRVGTSTTCPEGQRWSAIKLANGFEVCQISVGMTGLVWAVLMVGKALVRTGVTRENPMGEDWSEIEPPQKDLKLVQVSVGTDSVWAVTQDGGVWFRKGIKGEMSGVCEQMATGTGWVEMLSKMSLVSVAPNDQVWAIGQEDRSLHYRTGITRSELTGKKWRLINAPLQLSRASSNASLSSNNRHSMCGTPQQQRHQSWGSLNRPHSTSEGTTLIREWEEQSRSAPTPTSLKLWQRSNDSAVKKPQQISFQDIYLHEGKKKSTHSLDMGDLTEASVANITISNESLTKTGESIVVSGKGMSSTVKINPAAWSPVHSVGSMVGVEAHPETDGSIFDPDLTSDSGVYGEDESSGAMYWAECDAFWYKVEAGACFVDPSNPPKWIADSNGTGQGDIAEPWRIHILEELKKRLQKISFDSAIYEKVVEKSSWVKNGDAKCKVKGSTSYKECVIELEWISSDSGSLDSGTVTILNSDGVTTIVQFPVSEIMCVVCCSEPGSPRIAIHTPRLASSKVLRLQFFSDTDMEDWLGHLTSVSCQMNNVYGKPGSNSIWTTTALGDVYVYDPASAEENQLINDAYVQELDVAGKELPFECILQNGFGFGSSLKITVCVHDDADRLTFNLVCYTTTLFKQKTVVDTHDIALHLNPRLKENIIVRNTYQNGQWGDEERNGSSPLKAGSDFMLEIVCEMRGYRILIDNKEFTFYSHRILPQSITHLRIKGLMTLCSVLYKSPYVIIDPIALFWRQIGGHLKKVETCSVGVTWGMGYDCTAWVYTGGWGGLFLKGLDSNTGINSMLDTHNYYVYENQRWNPVTGYTSHGLPTDRYMWSDATGRHKRTREHTKLLSMHWRWVSDWIVDFHTPGGVDRDGWQYATDFPSQYHGKKHFTDYVRRRRWFRRCQLTTSGPWQELGNTKLLDVSLYATGNPGTDAQVYIWAVASNGEALFRRGVSESCPMGVSWEHIPSDQALVGISCGPGGQVWAVGKNGSSYWRLGINPDKPTGVQWQNVEPPLGAHLKQISVGKDVVWALDTAGRLSVRREVQMNIFPEGTHWQTLPAMPNDPIHIDMSVINAKQGFRHVAVSRDQGQVWAISGAGILCRRIGITDENPAGTGWATGIGANWQYISVGGLVNKRN
- the Pex23 gene encoding tectonin beta-propeller repeat-containing peroxin 23 isoform X1; this encodes MPSSHLYAINNEGRVFGLSTSGNMWREFMYLGLEFKQLSAVPHFMWAIGGDRQVYVHVHGLDVPIRIKEEIYENERWLPLEGFSGRLLPTDRYNFSNQDGTVDRSRDKVKLPSMAWQWEGDWQIETTLDGQPLDHDGWTYAVDFPATYTTKKQWMSCVRRRKWVRYRRYSAMNSWCAIAPLHKDATEEPFIDISVGGNQIPGGNPGCLVVWAVTAHGRVMFRVGTSTTCPEGQRWSAIKLANGFEVCQISVGMTGLVWAVLMVGKALVRTGVTRENPMGEDWSEIEPPQKDLKLVQVSVGTDSVWAVTQDGGVWFRKGIKGEMSGVCEQMATGTGWVEMLSKMSLVSVAPNDQVWAIGQEDRSLHYRTGITRSELTGKKWRLINAPLQLSRASSNASLSSNNRHSMCGTPQQQRHQSWGSLNRPHSTSEGTTLIREWEEQSRSAPTPTSLKLWQRSNDSAVKKPQQISFQDIYLHEGKKKSTHSLDMGDLTEASVANITISNESLTKTGESIVVSGKGMSSTVKINPAAWSPVHSVGSMVGVEAHPETDGSIFDPDLTSDSGVYGEDESSGAMYWAECDAFWYKVEAGACFVDPSNPPKWIADSNGTGQGDIAEPWRIHILEELKKRLQKISFDSAIYEKVVEKSSWVKNGDAKCKVKGSTSYKECVIELEWISSDSGSLDSGTVTILNSDGVTTIVQFPVSEIMCVVCCSEPGSPRIAIHTPRLASSKVLRLQFFSDTDMEDWLGHLTSVSCQMNNVYGKPGSNSIWTTTALGDVYVYDPASAEENQLINDAYVQELDVAGKELPFECILQNGFGFGSSLKITVCVHDDADRLTFNLVCYTTTLFKQKTVVDTHDIALHLNPRLKENIIVRNTYQNGQWGDEERNGSSPLKAGSDFMLEIVCEMRGYRILIDNKEFTFYSHRILPQSITHLRIKGLMTLCSVLYKSPYVIIDPIALFWRQIGGHLKKVETCSVGVTWGMGYDCTAWVYTGGWGGLFLKGLDSNTGINSMLDTHNYYVYENQRWNPVTGYTSHGLPTDRYMWSDATGRHKRTREHTKLLSMHWRWVSDWIVDFHTPGGVDRDGWQYATDFPSQYHGKKHFTDYVRRRRWFRRCQLTTSGPWQELGNTKLLDVSLYATGNPGTDAQVYIWAVASNGEALFRRGVSESCPMGVSWEHIPSDQALVGISCGPGGQVWAVGKNGSSYWRLGINPDKPTGVQWQNVEPPLGAHLKQISVGKDVVWALDTAGRLSVRREVQMNIFPEGTHWQTLPAMPNDPIHIDMSVINAKQGFRHVAVSRDQGQVWAISGAGILCRRIGITDENPAGTGWATGIGANWQYISVGGLVNKRN